The following proteins are encoded in a genomic region of Reichenbachiella sp.:
- a CDS encoding pyridoxal phosphate-dependent aminotransferase family protein: MDLFEKFNEDRGPLGQHSDMDNTNFYMFPKLEGPIAPRMQFRGKEVLTWSLNNYLGLGNMPEVREADTKATEDWGLAYPMGARMMTGNTKYHEQLEQELGDFVMKESCQLLNYGYQGIMSIIDAVVNRKDVVVYDAECHASIIDGLRLHVGKRFVYLHNDMESLEKQLVRAEKLAKENGGGVLVITEGVFGMSGSMGNLAGVIELKKKFEFRLLVDDAHGFGTMGKTGAGTGEEQGCQDGIDLYFSTFAKSMASIGAFVAGDKNVIEFLKYNVRSQIFAKSLPMPLVIGALKRLELLKTRPEMKDKLWTIVNAIQSGLREKGFNLGKTQSPVTPVLLNGGWKEAANMITDLRNNYNIFCSMIVYPVVPKDVIMLRIIPTAAHSLDDVKETITVFEAIKEKLDAGVYRDAEITQLA; this comes from the coding sequence ATGGATTTATTTGAAAAATTTAATGAGGATAGAGGCCCTCTAGGTCAGCACTCCGACATGGACAACACTAATTTTTATATGTTTCCAAAGTTGGAAGGACCAATCGCTCCTCGTATGCAGTTCAGAGGCAAAGAGGTCTTAACCTGGAGTTTAAACAACTACCTTGGGTTAGGAAATATGCCGGAGGTAAGAGAAGCCGATACTAAAGCCACTGAAGACTGGGGATTAGCTTATCCTATGGGTGCCAGAATGATGACTGGTAATACAAAATATCACGAGCAATTGGAGCAAGAATTAGGTGACTTCGTAATGAAGGAATCTTGCCAGTTGCTTAACTACGGCTACCAAGGTATCATGTCCATCATTGATGCTGTGGTAAACAGAAAAGACGTTGTAGTTTACGATGCTGAGTGTCACGCATCCATCATCGATGGATTGAGACTTCACGTAGGTAAAAGATTTGTATATCTCCATAATGACATGGAGAGCTTAGAAAAGCAACTTGTAAGAGCCGAGAAATTAGCCAAAGAAAACGGCGGCGGTGTATTAGTAATCACCGAAGGTGTTTTTGGTATGTCGGGAAGTATGGGCAACCTGGCTGGTGTAATTGAGCTTAAAAAGAAATTTGAATTCAGACTTCTTGTAGATGACGCACACGGATTTGGTACTATGGGTAAAACTGGTGCCGGAACAGGTGAAGAGCAAGGATGTCAGGATGGAATCGACCTTTACTTCTCTACTTTCGCAAAATCAATGGCCAGTATTGGTGCCTTTGTAGCAGGTGATAAGAATGTAATCGAATTCTTAAAGTATAATGTAAGATCTCAGATTTTCGCAAAGTCTCTTCCAATGCCACTAGTAATCGGTGCATTGAAAAGATTAGAGCTTTTGAAAACGCGTCCTGAGATGAAAGATAAACTTTGGACTATAGTAAATGCCATTCAATCTGGCTTAAGAGAGAAAGGCTTTAACTTAGGCAAAACTCAGTCTCCCGTGACTCCAGTTCTTTTGAATGGTGGATGGAAAGAGGCTGCCAACATGATTACTGATCTTAGAAACAACTATAACATTTTCTGTTCTATGATAGTGTATCCTGTTGTACCTAAGGATGTTATCATGCTCAGAATCATACCAACAGCTGCGCACAGCTTGGACGATGTGAAGGAAACTATTACAGTATTCGAGGCCATCAAAGAAAAGCTAGATGCAGGTGTTTATAGAGATGCAGAAATAACACAATTGGCATAA
- a CDS encoding SprT-like domain-containing protein, protein MFENHLPEKAVDYCYSLWSELGFNFRITRKRQSKYGDYRYDPATRSHSISVNHDLNPYAFLVTYIHEVAHLFTFEKHQRSVSPHGQEWKLQFKKLMLPMLREDIIPMDVLGPLARHMKNPKATSTSDKALFVALRNYDEHKSGLLLKEVEAGAKFLFNKKVYRKLEVRRTRSLCELTSNQKKYLISETAPVQVFKN, encoded by the coding sequence TTGTTTGAGAACCACCTGCCAGAAAAGGCGGTGGATTATTGTTACTCGCTTTGGAGTGAATTGGGTTTTAATTTCCGAATCACTCGAAAGCGACAATCCAAATACGGCGACTATCGCTACGATCCGGCAACGAGATCACATTCGATTTCTGTCAATCATGACTTGAATCCATATGCATTTTTGGTAACGTACATCCATGAAGTGGCACACCTGTTCACCTTTGAAAAACATCAACGAAGTGTATCACCTCATGGGCAAGAATGGAAATTGCAGTTTAAGAAGCTGATGCTTCCCATGCTGCGGGAAGACATCATCCCCATGGATGTCCTTGGTCCACTCGCCCGACATATGAAAAACCCAAAGGCGACAAGTACTTCTGACAAGGCTTTATTTGTGGCTTTGCGGAATTATGATGAGCATAAATCAGGGCTTTTACTTAAGGAAGTGGAAGCTGGCGCCAAGTTCTTATTCAACAAAAAGGTGTACAGAAAACTAGAAGTCCGTCGCACACGAAGTCTTTGCGAACTCACGAGTAATCAGAAAAAGTATTTGATATCGGAGACGGCACCGGTGCAAGTATTCAAAAACTAA
- a CDS encoding Maf family nucleotide pyrophosphatase encodes MQKLIVASNSARRQQLMKDAGFKFEVHVLDVDEVLEADISNETAAEYLAEKKNKAYRAIFKDEVIITSDTVVVSNGEILGKPKDEQEAFQMIESMSGGSHQVISGVCISGPGHKVSFSDVTHVQFEELSPEEINYYIENYKPFDKAGSYGIQEWIGMIGIQSIQGSFYNVMGLPINKVYQILCSEFGISPLV; translated from the coding sequence ATGCAAAAATTGATCGTAGCTTCTAACTCGGCTCGACGTCAGCAATTGATGAAAGATGCCGGATTTAAATTTGAAGTTCATGTGCTGGATGTAGATGAAGTGCTAGAAGCCGACATTTCGAATGAAACGGCTGCTGAATATTTGGCAGAGAAAAAGAACAAAGCCTATCGTGCCATATTCAAAGATGAAGTGATTATTACTTCTGATACAGTAGTGGTTTCAAATGGGGAGATTCTGGGTAAGCCCAAAGACGAACAGGAAGCATTTCAGATGATTGAATCTATGTCAGGAGGATCGCATCAAGTCATATCGGGTGTTTGTATATCCGGTCCGGGTCATAAAGTGAGTTTTAGCGATGTGACTCATGTTCAATTTGAGGAGTTGTCACCAGAAGAAATAAACTATTACATTGAAAACTATAAGCCTTTTGATAAAGCAGGTAGCTATGGTATCCAAGAATGGATAGGAATGATAGGGATTCAATCCATCCAAGGTTCATTTTACAATGTAATGGGATTGCCGATCAATAAAGTGTATCAAATCCTGTGTTCAGAATTTGGGATTTCACCTTTGGTTTGA
- a CDS encoding histone H1 translates to MKRFNEVRDLIASLEGDFEKFYDKKNQAAGTRVRKGMQELKNLAQEIRIEVQDIKNQG, encoded by the coding sequence ATGAAAAGATTTAATGAAGTTAGAGACCTTATCGCTTCTTTAGAGGGAGATTTCGAAAAATTCTACGATAAAAAGAATCAAGCTGCTGGTACTAGAGTAAGAAAAGGAATGCAGGAGCTTAAGAATCTTGCTCAAGAAATCAGAATCGAAGTTCAAGACATCAAGAACCAAGGTTAA
- the dapA gene encoding 4-hydroxy-tetrahydrodipicolinate synthase, producing MDKFRGTGVALVTPFMDDLSVDYDALEKLVNHVSDGGVDYLVVMGTTAESPTLTGKEKLEVLKFVKSKNTKNLPIVYGLGGNDTQALVDKFKKFDIEVDAFLVVCPFYNKPSQRGLQLHYEAIADVAPKPIILYNVPKRTSVNMVTKTVIALSQHPNIIGIKEASGDTVVQAEEIARKMPDDFILTSGDDDLITPFIKCGGIGVISVIANALPGHTSDLVNAALAGDFSKSKVMANDMEEMLRLIFSEGNPTGVKALLQQMGIGNGKLRLPLVEASESLRTQIAEEYKILDTKKGMI from the coding sequence ATGGATAAATTTAGAGGGACAGGAGTGGCGTTAGTGACGCCTTTTATGGATGATTTGAGTGTGGACTATGATGCACTTGAAAAGTTGGTTAATCATGTAAGCGATGGAGGTGTTGACTATCTGGTGGTCATGGGAACTACCGCGGAATCGCCTACATTGACTGGTAAGGAGAAGTTGGAAGTTTTGAAGTTTGTTAAGTCAAAAAATACTAAAAACCTTCCAATCGTATATGGTTTGGGTGGAAATGATACGCAGGCTTTGGTTGACAAATTCAAGAAGTTTGATATAGAAGTGGATGCCTTTTTAGTAGTCTGTCCATTTTATAATAAACCATCGCAGCGAGGCTTACAATTGCACTATGAGGCCATAGCTGACGTAGCACCAAAACCAATCATTCTTTATAATGTTCCAAAGAGAACTTCGGTTAATATGGTGACTAAAACCGTGATTGCATTATCTCAGCATCCTAATATTATCGGAATCAAAGAAGCGTCAGGGGATACGGTTGTGCAAGCGGAGGAAATTGCTCGTAAAATGCCTGACGACTTTATCCTTACCTCGGGTGATGATGATCTCATTACACCATTTATTAAATGTGGCGGGATAGGAGTAATTTCTGTAATTGCGAATGCATTGCCAGGACATACTTCTGATTTGGTCAATGCAGCACTTGCTGGAGACTTCTCCAAATCAAAAGTAATGGCCAATGATATGGAAGAAATGCTAAGACTGATATTCTCAGAAGGAAATCCAACTGGCGTAAAAGCACTTTTGCAACAAATGGGAATAGGCAACGGAAAACTTAGACTTCCCCTGGTTGAGGCAAGTGAATCTCTGCGGACTCAGATTGCCGAAGAGTACAAAATATTGGACACAAAAAAAGGGATGATATAA
- a CDS encoding DUF6913 domain-containing protein gives MIRKILLKIKTGLALKKNDAIRVSDAYKEAKKIGLLYSLDENRSEELVKDLIEKFESDQKQISAMTFVPVAAKLSDPGYAYFNEKDLNAKGNWSKETVSQFKNEPFDFLVSLDWNQNKYTQNILAGSKAKCRVGRYEEGKDQYFEMMINPNDDKYASYLTQVYHYLTNVRNG, from the coding sequence ATGATAAGAAAGATTTTATTAAAGATAAAGACAGGGTTAGCGCTAAAAAAGAATGATGCTATTCGCGTGTCTGATGCTTATAAGGAAGCTAAAAAGATTGGTTTGTTGTATAGTTTGGATGAAAATAGATCAGAAGAACTAGTGAAGGATTTGATTGAGAAATTTGAATCAGATCAAAAACAAATTAGTGCGATGACATTTGTGCCCGTAGCAGCCAAACTGAGTGATCCTGGTTATGCCTATTTTAATGAGAAGGATTTAAATGCTAAAGGTAATTGGTCTAAGGAAACAGTAAGCCAATTCAAAAATGAACCATTTGATTTTTTGGTTAGCTTGGATTGGAATCAGAATAAGTACACACAAAATATATTGGCTGGTTCGAAAGCTAAATGTAGGGTGGGAAGGTATGAAGAAGGCAAGGATCAGTATTTTGAAATGATGATTAACCCCAATGATGATAAATATGCGTCTTATCTCACGCAAGTGTATCACTATTTAACAAATGTAAGAAATGGATAA
- the der gene encoding ribosome biogenesis GTPase Der: protein MSNILAITGRPNVGKSTLFNRLVERKKAIMDNESGVTRDRHYGFGQWNGKYFTVIDTGGYVTGSDDIFEEAIRDQVKLALDEASVILFMVDCHDGMTDMDKDFANILRELKKPVFVVANKADNPDLTLMSNEFYGLGLESDIHVIASTSGAGTGDLLDAVVEHFEDSDIENPEEGVPRISILGRPNAGKSSFLNALLGKDRSIVTDIAGTTRDAINTRYKLFGKDFILTDTAGIRKKAKVKEDIEFYSVLRAIQSLQDSDVCIVMIDAERGFEAQDMNIITLADKYKKGIMIMVNKWDLIEDKDSKTADKFRKDIQEKLGNPLSYIPIIFTSVTEKQRIFQAIELAIEVNTNRTRRITTSELNDAMLAEIEHYPPPALKGKHIKIKYVTQLPTRTPSFAFFCNLPQYIKEPYERFLTNKLRSHFDFRGVPIKIYFRQK from the coding sequence TTGTCGAATATACTAGCAATAACAGGCCGCCCAAACGTAGGAAAATCTACTCTTTTCAACAGACTCGTCGAGAGGAAAAAAGCCATTATGGATAATGAGAGTGGGGTGACACGTGATCGTCATTATGGCTTTGGCCAATGGAATGGCAAGTACTTTACTGTAATTGACACTGGTGGATACGTGACTGGATCGGACGACATATTCGAAGAAGCGATTAGAGATCAGGTAAAACTAGCTTTGGATGAAGCAAGCGTGATCCTATTCATGGTTGATTGCCATGATGGCATGACAGACATGGATAAGGATTTTGCTAACATACTTAGAGAATTAAAAAAGCCTGTTTTCGTGGTGGCTAATAAAGCAGACAATCCAGACTTGACTTTGATGTCCAATGAATTTTATGGACTGGGGTTAGAAAGCGACATTCATGTGATAGCTTCTACTAGTGGCGCAGGTACAGGTGATTTGCTTGACGCTGTAGTTGAACATTTCGAAGATAGTGATATCGAAAACCCTGAAGAAGGTGTGCCAAGAATATCAATACTAGGGAGACCTAATGCTGGAAAATCGTCTTTCCTGAATGCCCTGCTTGGTAAAGACCGGTCTATCGTGACTGACATCGCTGGTACTACCAGAGATGCGATCAATACCAGATATAAGCTTTTTGGCAAAGACTTTATTCTGACCGATACCGCAGGAATCAGAAAGAAAGCCAAGGTCAAAGAGGATATTGAATTTTACTCTGTTTTACGCGCCATTCAGTCCTTACAAGACAGTGATGTTTGTATAGTGATGATAGACGCCGAGCGTGGTTTTGAGGCACAAGACATGAACATCATCACTCTGGCAGACAAGTACAAAAAGGGTATCATGATTATGGTCAATAAGTGGGACCTGATTGAAGATAAAGACAGTAAAACAGCAGATAAATTCAGAAAAGATATTCAAGAGAAGCTGGGCAATCCTCTCTCTTATATTCCGATCATTTTCACTTCTGTCACTGAGAAACAAAGAATCTTCCAAGCCATCGAACTGGCCATCGAAGTAAATACCAATAGAACCAGAAGAATCACCACTTCTGAACTAAACGATGCCATGCTGGCTGAAATCGAGCACTACCCACCGCCAGCGCTCAAAGGCAAGCACATCAAAATCAAATATGTAACGCAATTGCCAACTCGTACGCCTTCGTTTGCATTCTTTTGTAATCTACCACAATACATCAAAGAGCCTTACGAAAGGTTCTTGACGAATAAGTTGCGCTCACATTTTGATTTTAGAGGGGTGCCAATTAAAATCTACTTTAGACAGAAATAA
- a CDS encoding DUF1015 domain-containing protein, which yields MAEIKPLRAWRYNEKLGERIDELTSPLFDVVSEKYREKLYQNEFNSIHISVPQEGPDGELLDRRIEDWKSKGVIVQDKTPAIYVYYQYFKLPGNDKSFCRKGFICNIRLYDWEEKVLLRHEDTMPHSVDDRKKLLEHTQLHVSPTHGLYTDPTNSIEKYMDDAISSPVYDCEDYQGVRDVLGVIHDYKVIQEIITLLKDKQVVLADGHHRYQGALAYLHEQRENNSSHTGDEPYNFHTMYLTNMESDDLRIFPTHRLIRKVKKFDPESFLEKLSEYFLIRSLDNEEDVSEVISGKKWAFGLMMGEEVYKIRLRQEKYYEIEWEIPEVVKQLDVTILHYFIMEKVLGIKKEKQPSSKKIRFERSMSTCIKKAISEKVQAAIITQEIPMQTVKDVCFSGYTLPQKSTYFYPKVICGYLFGSIKPEDNNAKIDRSF from the coding sequence ATGGCGGAAATAAAACCATTGCGCGCTTGGCGCTATAATGAAAAATTAGGAGAGCGTATTGATGAACTCACCTCTCCTTTGTTTGATGTAGTCTCCGAAAAGTATCGTGAGAAACTATATCAAAATGAATTCAATAGTATTCATATATCTGTACCTCAAGAAGGGCCAGACGGTGAGTTGTTGGATCGGAGAATTGAAGACTGGAAATCCAAAGGGGTTATCGTACAAGATAAGACTCCAGCTATATATGTATACTATCAGTACTTTAAATTGCCTGGTAACGATAAATCATTTTGCCGTAAGGGGTTTATATGTAATATCAGGCTGTACGACTGGGAAGAAAAAGTATTACTGAGACATGAGGATACGATGCCTCATTCAGTAGACGATCGTAAAAAACTTCTAGAACACACTCAATTGCATGTAAGTCCGACTCACGGATTATATACAGATCCCACCAATAGTATTGAAAAATACATGGACGATGCGATTTCATCTCCTGTGTATGATTGTGAGGACTATCAAGGTGTGAGAGATGTATTGGGAGTGATACATGACTATAAAGTCATTCAAGAGATCATTACACTGCTGAAAGACAAGCAAGTAGTCTTAGCGGATGGGCATCATAGATACCAAGGGGCGCTGGCTTACCTGCATGAACAACGTGAAAATAACTCGTCACATACTGGAGATGAGCCCTATAATTTTCATACCATGTATCTGACTAATATGGAGTCAGATGACCTTCGAATCTTCCCGACTCATCGATTGATTAGAAAAGTTAAAAAATTTGATCCAGAGAGTTTTTTGGAAAAACTCTCTGAGTATTTTTTAATTCGATCCTTAGATAATGAGGAAGATGTTTCGGAGGTGATTTCTGGAAAGAAGTGGGCCTTTGGATTGATGATGGGTGAAGAGGTGTATAAAATTCGCTTACGACAAGAGAAATACTACGAAATAGAGTGGGAGATCCCTGAGGTGGTGAAGCAGTTGGATGTTACTATTCTTCATTATTTTATTATGGAGAAAGTCTTGGGTATCAAAAAGGAAAAGCAGCCAAGTTCTAAAAAGATTAGATTTGAGCGCAGCATGTCAACCTGCATCAAAAAAGCGATTTCGGAAAAAGTTCAGGCAGCTATTATTACGCAAGAGATTCCTATGCAGACAGTAAAAGATGTCTGTTTCTCAGGCTATACGCTGCCACAAAAATCAACTTATTTTTACCCGAAGGTAATTTGTGGATACCTATTTGGATCAATTAAACCAGAAGACAACAATGCAAAAATTGATCGTAGCTTCTAA
- the ligA gene encoding NAD-dependent DNA ligase LigA has product MSAEEAKKEIASLSEQINYHNQKYYQESISEISDFDFDQLLNRLIQLETDFPELKKTDSPSQRVGGTITKNFETVVHKYPMLSLANTYSPEELKDFDGRVSKGLEGESYEYVCELKFDGVALSLTYEKGELTRAVTRGDGTKGDDVTANAKTIRSIPLSLAAQDVPESFEVRGEVFMPNSVFEELNKQKVADGEEPLANPRNTASGTLKMQDSSVVASRKLDCYLYSLMTDRNAVPTHFDAVESLAKWGFNVSPTYKKCKSIDEVLEYIALWEEKRHELQVETDGIVIKVNSLKQQNDLGFTAKNPRWAIAYKYKAESATTRLNGVTYQVGRTGSVTPVAELEPVLLAGTTVKRASLHNANEIQRLGVRIGDQVHVEKGGEIIPKITGVDLAQRPSDSEELLYIENCPECDTALVRYEGEANHYCPNIEGCPPQIKGRIEHFIHRKAMDIDSMGEQTIKALFEKGLLKNISDLYDLKYEDLIDLEGFQDLSVKNLLKGIEASKQAPFEQVLFGMGIRFVGKTVAEKLAIHFKNMDALMSADFESLIAVPEIGDRIAESLIQYFAKEENRTLIQKLKAAGLNFEVDESQFQTSSDVLGGKTFVISGVFEKYGRDELKGIIKDHGGKVVSSISGKLDYLVAGDKMGPAKLEKAEKLNINIISESDFDQMIN; this is encoded by the coding sequence ATGTCGGCAGAAGAGGCAAAAAAAGAAATAGCATCCTTAAGCGAACAGATCAATTATCATAATCAGAAATACTATCAAGAGAGTATTTCTGAGATATCTGATTTTGATTTTGATCAGCTATTGAATCGACTCATTCAGCTAGAGACAGATTTCCCTGAATTGAAAAAAACAGATTCTCCTTCTCAGCGTGTAGGAGGAACTATTACCAAAAATTTCGAGACTGTCGTACACAAATACCCAATGCTTTCATTGGCCAACACCTATTCACCAGAAGAGTTGAAAGATTTTGACGGAAGGGTGAGCAAAGGTCTGGAAGGTGAAAGCTATGAATATGTCTGTGAATTGAAATTTGACGGTGTGGCTTTGAGTCTGACCTATGAAAAAGGAGAGCTCACGCGAGCAGTAACTAGGGGAGATGGCACCAAAGGTGATGATGTAACTGCCAATGCCAAAACCATTCGTTCGATTCCGCTGAGTTTAGCCGCCCAGGATGTACCAGAAAGCTTTGAGGTAAGAGGAGAGGTGTTCATGCCTAACTCCGTTTTTGAAGAACTAAACAAACAAAAAGTAGCTGATGGAGAGGAGCCTTTGGCTAATCCACGAAACACAGCTTCAGGAACTTTGAAGATGCAGGATTCTTCAGTGGTTGCTTCCAGGAAATTAGATTGTTATCTGTATAGTCTGATGACAGATAGAAATGCTGTGCCTACTCATTTTGACGCGGTAGAGTCCTTAGCCAAATGGGGATTTAATGTATCACCAACCTACAAGAAATGTAAGAGCATCGATGAGGTGTTGGAGTATATTGCACTTTGGGAAGAGAAACGTCATGAGTTGCAAGTAGAAACTGATGGCATCGTAATTAAAGTGAATAGCCTCAAGCAACAAAACGACTTGGGCTTCACTGCCAAAAATCCTCGATGGGCCATAGCCTACAAATACAAAGCGGAAAGCGCTACTACAAGATTGAATGGCGTGACTTATCAGGTGGGGCGCACGGGGTCAGTAACGCCTGTAGCTGAATTAGAGCCTGTTCTTTTAGCAGGTACTACGGTTAAACGAGCTTCCTTACACAATGCCAATGAAATCCAGCGACTGGGTGTTAGAATTGGTGATCAAGTGCACGTAGAAAAAGGAGGGGAGATCATTCCGAAAATCACAGGGGTTGACCTAGCTCAACGACCCAGTGACTCTGAGGAGCTTTTGTACATAGAAAATTGTCCTGAATGCGATACAGCTTTAGTGAGATACGAAGGCGAAGCCAACCACTATTGTCCTAATATAGAAGGATGTCCACCACAGATTAAAGGACGAATAGAACATTTTATTCATCGTAAGGCGATGGATATAGATTCTATGGGTGAGCAGACCATTAAAGCGCTGTTTGAAAAAGGATTGCTAAAAAATATTTCAGATTTATATGATTTGAAATATGAAGACTTGATAGATCTTGAAGGATTTCAGGACTTAAGTGTGAAAAATCTTTTAAAGGGAATAGAAGCATCCAAACAAGCACCATTCGAACAAGTGTTGTTTGGGATGGGAATTCGTTTTGTAGGGAAGACGGTGGCTGAGAAGCTAGCCATACACTTTAAGAACATGGATGCTTTGATGTCGGCTGATTTTGAATCTCTAATTGCAGTACCCGAAATTGGTGACCGTATTGCGGAGAGCCTCATTCAATATTTTGCCAAGGAAGAAAACCGTACCCTCATTCAAAAATTGAAAGCAGCAGGACTCAATTTTGAGGTTGACGAAAGTCAGTTTCAAACCAGTAGTGATGTGCTTGGCGGAAAGACATTTGTTATTTCAGGTGTATTTGAAAAATATGGAAGAGATGAGCTCAAAGGCATCATCAAAGACCATGGGGGTAAAGTGGTGAGCTCGATTTCAGGAAAATTAGATTATTTGGTTGCCGGGGATAAAATGGGACCAGCTAAGCTAGAAAAAGCAGAAAAACTCAACATCAACATCATATCCGAATCTGATTTCGATCAGATGATCAATTGA
- the accC gene encoding acetyl-CoA carboxylase biotin carboxylase subunit, which yields MKNIKKILIANRGEIAIRVIRSAKEMGIATVSVFSEADRLAPHVKLADEAVCIGPAASSQSYLVIDKIIQVCKDLNVDAVHPGYGFLSENAEFARQLKKSNIILIGPSAESMEVMGDKLAAKQAVATYNIPMVPGINEAIEDLELAKKVASEIGYPVLIKASAGGGGKGMRVVEEPEGLEEGMTRAISEAKSAFGDGSVFIEKYIGSPRHIEVQVLGDEHGNILHLFERECSIQRRHQKVIEEAPSSIFNEEKRKAIGETAINVARACNYVGAGTVEFIVDENHDFFFLEMNTRLQVEHCVTEEITGIDLVKEQIKVARGEKISFAQDDLKINGHALEVRVYAENPKNNFLPDIGKLITYKRPQGPGVRVDDGYEEGMDIPIHYDPMIGKLITKGATRKEAIDRMTRAIDEFQINGIETTLSFCKYAINHEAFVSGNFDTKFVDNHFTPDVLDGKNEEEEKIAAVMAVMALAETNPTVKSTNKSSKQWKARNTYR from the coding sequence ATGAAGAATATTAAGAAGATATTAATCGCCAATCGAGGAGAGATTGCCATTAGAGTAATTCGTTCTGCAAAAGAAATGGGTATCGCTACAGTTTCCGTTTTTAGCGAAGCTGACCGATTAGCCCCTCATGTAAAACTTGCTGATGAAGCCGTATGTATTGGGCCTGCAGCCTCGTCACAGTCTTATTTGGTAATTGACAAAATCATTCAAGTATGTAAAGATTTGAATGTAGATGCCGTACATCCAGGTTATGGCTTTTTGTCTGAGAATGCGGAATTCGCCAGGCAGCTCAAAAAATCCAACATCATTTTAATAGGTCCTTCGGCTGAATCTATGGAGGTTATGGGGGATAAGTTGGCTGCCAAGCAGGCAGTGGCTACCTACAATATCCCTATGGTTCCTGGTATCAATGAGGCTATTGAAGATTTGGAGCTGGCAAAGAAAGTGGCCAGTGAAATTGGATATCCGGTGCTTATCAAAGCCAGTGCAGGAGGAGGGGGCAAAGGTATGAGAGTGGTAGAAGAACCTGAGGGTTTGGAAGAGGGGATGACCCGTGCGATAAGTGAGGCAAAATCTGCCTTTGGAGATGGGTCTGTTTTTATCGAGAAATACATAGGCTCACCAAGACATATTGAGGTTCAGGTTTTAGGAGATGAACATGGAAACATTCTTCACCTTTTTGAACGTGAATGCAGTATTCAACGCCGTCATCAAAAAGTGATTGAAGAGGCGCCTTCATCTATTTTTAATGAAGAGAAAAGAAAGGCAATAGGAGAAACTGCTATCAACGTGGCTCGAGCATGTAATTATGTTGGTGCAGGAACAGTGGAGTTTATTGTGGATGAAAATCATGATTTCTTTTTCCTAGAAATGAATACCAGGCTGCAAGTGGAACACTGCGTGACAGAGGAGATTACTGGTATTGATTTGGTGAAGGAACAAATAAAAGTAGCTAGAGGCGAGAAGATAAGTTTTGCTCAAGATGATCTGAAAATCAATGGTCATGCGCTAGAGGTTCGTGTCTACGCAGAAAATCCTAAGAACAACTTTCTTCCAGATATCGGGAAACTAATTACCTACAAAAGACCGCAAGGACCTGGTGTGCGTGTAGACGACGGATATGAAGAAGGGATGGATATTCCTATTCATTATGACCCAATGATAGGCAAGCTGATTACAAAAGGAGCCACCAGGAAGGAAGCCATAGATCGCATGACTCGTGCTATTGATGAATTTCAGATCAATGGAATTGAGACTACTTTGTCATTTTGTAAGTATGCCATTAATCACGAAGCATTCGTTAGTGGTAATTTTGATACCAAGTTTGTGGACAATCATTTTACACCCGACGTTTTAGATGGGAAGAATGAAGAAGAAGAGAAAATTGCTGCAGTGATGGCAGTGATGGCATTGGCTGAAACAAATCCTACCGTAAAGAGTACCAATAAGAGTTCAAAACAATGGAAGGCTAGAAATACCTACCGTTAA